Within the Pseudonocardia alni genome, the region GCCGTCGGGGGCGACCGCGACGGCGGTCGGGTTCGGGGCGACGTCGGTGGTCCCGGTGACCTGCCAGGACCCGGTGTCGACCGTGACGAGAGCCTGCCGGGTCGCGACGTAGAGGTGGCGGCCGTCGGGGGCGAAGGCCATGCCGGTGGCGCCGCCGTCGACCTGCACGGTCGCGATCTCGCGGCCGTCGGCGGGGTCCAGGACGGTCACGGTGCCGGACTCCGGGCCGCCGACCGCGACCACGGTCCGCGGGACCGACGCGGGGCTGACGGCCAGGGACTCCGCGCCGCCACGCACCGGGAAGCTGCCGAGCACGGTGAGGCTGTCCGGGTCGAGGACGGTGAGCTGGTCGGCGCCGCGGGTGGCGAGGTAGACGCGGTCTCCCGCGTCGTTCGTGGCGCTCGCGTACGGGTCGCGGGACACCGGCACGGTCCGGGTGACGGTGCCCGCGTTCGGGTCGAGCTCCTCCACGGTGGCGTCCGCGCGGGACGGCACGTAGAGGAACCGGCCGTCGGGGGACACCGCGGCCGCGGCCGGGTCCCCGCCGACGGCAGCGGTCGAGACGACGGTCCGCCCCGGCACGTCGACGACGGCGATCTGCCCGCCGCCCTGACCGGCGGTGCTGACGTAGGCGCGGGTGCCGTCCGGAGAGGTCACCACCCCCTGCGGGGCGGCCGGGAGCTCGATCTCCCCGGTGACGGCGTCGGACGCGGTGTCGACGACCGCGAGCCGGTCCGCGTCACGGACCGCGACGAGGGCCGTCGAGCCGTCCGGGGCGGCCGCGACGGCGACCGGGGCGCCGCCGAGGGGCACGGTCGCCCGCACCGTCGGCTGTGCCAGGCTCGCCCCGGACGCGACCGCTTCCGGACGCGGCCCCGTGCCCGGACCGGCCGAGACGGCGGGCCGGGTCGCGTTCGCGCCCGGGTCGGACTGGCTGGGCGACAGCATCGCCCACAGCGTCAGCGCGCCGAGCAGCACGATCGCCAGCGCGATCGCGAGCCCGGCCGCGGACGGGCTGCGACGGCCGTTGCGCGGCTTCGCCGACATGATCGCCTCGCGGCGCGGGGTGACCGGCGGCTTCTCGCCGGTCACCGCGGCGTGGGCGGCGGCCTCCGCGGCCGCGGGCTGGACCGCGGTGCCCGGACCGGTGTCGCTGACCGTGCCGTCCCGGCCGGACGCGGCGCGGGCGGCGGCCACCGAGACGGCCCCGACCGAGGCCGCGGCGGCCGCGTTGCGGCTGGTCGTCGAGGCGTCCGACCGGTCCGGGTCCGAGAGGCCGGTCGTGTCGTCCGCCGCCGGGGCGTCCGGGTGTCCGGTGACTGGGGTGAGGCCCTGCAGCGTGGGTGGCTCGCCGTCGGTCCCGACGGGCCGCAGGACGACGGTGGTCTCGTTCTCGGACGGGGCGTCCGGTCGCGGTGCGGGCCGCCCGTCCGGTCCTCCGGGGCCCAGGCGGTCCGGGGCGGGGGCCCAGGAACGGGCACCGGGGGCGCCGTTCGACGGGTGGGCGCCGGTACCGGGCCCGTCCGGGCGGCCACCGGCCCCCGGGGCACCGGGCCGGTCGGTCGGAGACGAACCGAAGCCCTGCCCACCGGGGCGGTCGACGGGGTACGCCCCCGTGCCCGGACCACCGGAGCGGTCGGTCGGGAACGCGCCGGTGCCCGGTCCCGTGGGCCGGTCGGTGGGGAGTGAGCCGGTGCCCGGTCCGCCGGGCCGGTCGGTGGGGTACGCCCCGGTGCCCGGCCCGCCGCGCCGCTCGTCCGGGCCCGCGCCGGGGGCGGGGAACGTCCCGGTCCGCGCCGGTCCGGAGAACGCAGCGGCTGCGTGACCCGGGGCCGACCCGGAGCGCGACGGCGGGTCGCCGTACGACCCCGGCGTCGGGAACGCGACGTTGCGGGACGGTGCGGCGTCGTCCGTGGGCGGACGGCCGGTGTCCCACGCCGGGGCGTCCCGGTCCCACGCGGACGGCCCGCCGACGGAGGAACCCGGACCGCCGTCCGGGCCCCAGGCCGTGCCCCGGGGGGCATCGCCGTCCCGCGAGGAGTCGTCCCGGGCGGAACCCTCACCGGTGGTGTCGTCACGGTGGACGTCGTCGGAGGAGGGCCCGTCGCTGTCGGGCGCGGAGGCCGCGGTGTCGGCGCGGGAGCGCCACGGGTCGTCGGCGCGGCCCGGGAGCCGGCCGAAGCCGCTGCCCGAGTCGCCGCCGGCGGTGGCGAACAGGTCGTTGCCCGACAGCCCGGCCATCGCCGGACCGGACGGGGCCCCACCCATGGCCGGACGGGGCACCGGACGCTGCTCCGGGCCCGCGGGCGCGGGAGGTCTGCGACCGGGCATCGTCGGTCGGTTCCCGGACGGCGGGGTCGAGGGCCGCGCGGGCGGCTGCTCGGTCCGGTCGTCGGAGGAGTCCGCGCTCGGGTAGTGCCCGATCAGTGCGCCGGGCGGCAGGATGTCGGTCTCCGGGCCGTCGGCGCCGCTGCGCGCCGGGCGGGGCGGCCACCGCTTGGTGGTGTGCTGTCCCGCGGCGTCGCGGTCCCCGGCGCCGGAGCCGCCGGACTCCGTGGTGTCCCCGGCCGAGGGCGACGGGGCGGCGTCCTGGTCCGGGGTGGAGCCGGCGGTGGGGCGGGTGCTGTCGCCGAGCGGCCGCGGGGTGGGCGCGATCGGCGGGACGACGGTCGGTGCGGGTGCGGTCACCGGGACACCGTCCGGCCCGGGACCGGCATCGGTGCGACGACCGCCCTCCGCGGGGGTGGCGGCGGGGTCGGGCCGGTTCGCACCGGGCCCGGGGCCGGGACGTCCCGTTTGCGTGGGGTCCGGCCGGGGCGCCGACGGGACGGTGCCCGCCGCGTCCACCCCGGGAGCCGACGGGGAGACGTCCGACGAGCCGGACCGGGGAGTCGCCGGAACGGCGTCCGCCGGGCCGGGACGGGGTGCCGCCGGGCCGCCGTCCGTCGGGTCCGGCCGCGGTGACGCCGGCGTGGCGTCGGCCGGGCCGGGCGTCGGCGCGGCCGGGATGCCGCCGGTCGCGGGCGGTGTCCCGCCCGGTGTGCCCGGCGCGAACGACGGCGGCGGCGCGAAGCGGTCCGCCGGGGTGTGCAGGGGGTCGAGACCGTCGTCGCCGGGTTCGTCGGGCAGCGGCCCGACGCCCAGCGGGTCGTCGCCGAGGTCGCCGAGATCGGCGTAGTCACCCGCATCCGACGGCGGTTCGGGGGCAGCGGGCCGCGGTCCCGGGGTGGGACGTGGGGCGGGCGCGGGATCCCGTTCGCGGGACACCAGTTCGGTGAACCCGGTCGGGGTCGGCTCGCGCCGGGCGCCGTCGTCCTCGGACGTGGCCTCCGGCTCCGGGGGCTCGCCCGAGCCGGACCGCATGACCAGGTCGACCAGGGAGCCGGGGACCACCGGCACGCGGCCGGTCCGGATCGCCTCGCCGAGCCCGTCGGGGTTCGGTTCGGGGTCCGGCGGGCCGTCGGCACGCCGGGGGGAGCGGTCGTCGGGGCCCGGGTGACCGGGCGCCGACGTCATGCGTTCTGCGGCGGTCGGGTGCACATAACGATTCGATTATCGCGAGCGTCGCCCCGGGCCCGGACCCCGGGTGGCCCCCCGGCCCGTCCTGGTCGTCCCACCTGCGACGTCCGTCCTGGTCCGGGGCTGGTCACGCCCCGTTCCGAGATCACCGAACGGGAGGACCCCGATCGAGGTGAGCGAGATCGGCGGGATGCGGCCGACGGTGGTGCTGTCGGGGTCCTCCTCGGCCGGGCGGTGCCCGGGACCGAGGAGCAGGGAACCGGTGGCGGGCGCGTCCTCGTCCTCGTCGTCGGCGGGATCACCGGCCTCCGAGCCGGCGGCGTCGGCCGACGGCCTGCTGCCGAGCTCCGACACCGAGGCGATCGAACCCTCGTCCGACGCCGGCGCCGAGGTCGAGGACGGCAGGGAGACGGGCGGCAGGGAGACGGGCGGCAGGGAGACGGGCGCGGGGCCGAACAGGGCGTCGTCGAGGGCGGCCGAGACCGGCTCACGGTCCAGCTCCTCGGCGAGGGTGCGCTGCACCCTTGTCAGCTCGTCCCGGACGTCGTCGCGCAGCGCGGCGAGCCGCTCGACGTCGCGCACGACCGCCGACCGTCGCTCCCCGGCGCCCTGCTCGGCGTCGCGCAGCAGCGCGGCGGCCTCGGCGCGCGCGGTGGACAGCGTCTGCTCGGCGTCGGAGCGGGCGTCGGCGAGGATCCGCTCGGCCTCGGTGCGGACGCCGGACAGCCGGTCGGACACGGTGCGCTCCCGCTCGGCGAGGTCGCGCTCGCGGCGGTCGGCGTCGTGCTCACGGTCGTCGAGGGTGCTGCTGCGGGAGGCGAACTCGCGGTCCAGGGTGGCGGCGCGGCCGAGCAGCGCCTCCTCGGTGCGGGAGCGACGGTCCTCGGCCTCGCGGCGAGCGCGTTCCACGATCTCCGCGGCCTCGTCGGCCGCACGATCGCGCAGCTCGGCCGCCTCCTGCTCGGCGGCCTGGAGGACGCGTTCGACGCGGCGGCCGAAGCCGGCTTCCTCGGCGCGGCGCTCCTCACCGGCCCGGGCGGCGGAGTCGTTCTCCAGCTGCTCCTGCAGTCGCCGGACCTGCGCGCGGGCCGCGGACAGCGACTGCTCGGCCGCGTCCGCGCGGCGGATCTCGTCGTGGATGCGGTGGTCGAGCTCGGCCAGCCGGGTGTCGACCTCGCCGCGGTCGTAGCCGCGCAGGACGACGGTGAACCAGGAGCCGTCCTCGCCGTCGTGGCGGTCGGGGTGGGCCCCGGAGTCACCGCCGCGGTGCGTGTGCCGCGACGACCCGTCGACCGGCTCGTGCCGATGCGGACCGGACAGCGAGGGAGAGACGCTCACGATGAACCCCCAAGACGGGTGACTACGAGCCGCCCGACGTGCCGGGGCGGCGTCCCGTCCAACGAGACCGGACGCATTCGGTCACGTTCAGCGCTGGATCAACCCGGAAAGCGCCCGAATGCCACTCGAATGGCCGCCGGACGGCCGGGCCGGCGATCACAGTGTGTGGTAATACCCCTACTCGGGTCAGAACTCCGAGTTCTGCATGCTCGCCGCGGCGTACTGCAGGTAGTTCCACAGCTGCTCGCGGTGCTCCGGAGAGAGGTTTTCCTCGTCGACGGCGATCCGCATGCAGCGCAGCCAGGCGTCGCGCTCGATCGGGCCGATCGTGAACGGCACGTGCCGCATCCTCAGCCGGGGGTGGCCGCGCTGGTCGGAGTAGGTGCGCGGACCTCCCCAGTACTGCTCCAGGAACATCCGCAGGCGGTCCTCGGCCGGGCCGAGATCCTCCTCCGGGTACAGCGGCCGCAACACCTCGTCCCGGGCCACCTCCTCGTAGAACCGGTGGACGATCCGGTGGAAGACCGGGGCGCCACCCACCTCGGCGTAGAAGTTCTGCGGTGCACTCACGCCGACCAGTCTCCCAGGAGTCGTCAGTTCTGCTTCTGCGCCTGGCCGTCGAAGGCCGCGCCGGGGTAGACCATCGGCCGCGGGATGCCGTGGTCGTCGAACGCGTCGGTGATCGCGCCGTTGAGCGCGCGCTGCACCGCCCACTGCCGGCCGGGACTGACCCGCACGGTGATCCGCAGCGTGACGCCCTCCGGGCCGATCTTGTCGACGCCGAGCACCTCGGGGGCCTCCAGCACGTCACCGGCGATGTCGTCCTGGGAGGCGCGCTCGGTGGCGGTGCTCCCGGCCAGCTCGGTGGCCTCCTCGACGTCGGCGTGGTGGGCGATCGGCAGGTCGACCACCGCGACCGCGTAGCCCTGGCTCATGTTGCCCACGCGCAGGATCTCGCCGTTGCGGACGTACCAGACGGTGCCCTTGATGTCGCGGATCGTGGTGATCCGCAGGCCGACCGCCTCGACGGTGCCGACGGCCTCCCCGACGTCGACGACGTCGCCGACGCCGTACTGGTCCTCCAGCAGCATGAACATGCCGGACAGGAAGTCACGCACCAGGTTCTGCGCACCGAAACCGATGGCGAGCCCGATCACCCCGGCACCGGCCAGCAACGGGCCCAGCGGGTAGCCGAGCTCGTTCATCACCATCATCACCGCGACGAGCAGCACGACCGCCGAGACGATCGAGCGCAGCACCGAGCCGATCGTGCGTGCCCGCTGCGCCCGTCGCTGCGTACCCGGGTCCGCCGCCGGCGCGACGGCGGCGCCGCCACCCGGACGCAGTCGGCGGGCCCGGCCCACCAGCGCGGTGAACCGGCCGTTGGTCGCGCCGTCGACCATCCGCGCGATCGCCCGGTGCGCCAGCCACCGGAACAGCACCGCGACCACGACGATCACGGTGATCGCCACGGTCCTGCTGACCAGGGTGTCCGCGTGCTGGGCCAGGAAGTCGTTGCTGGTCCAGCGGTAGAGCGTGGCGCACCACGAACCGGCGTCCTGCACGCAGTCCGGCATCAGCGTCACGTTCTGCAGGGGTACGTCGGGCAGCACGACGGGGGTCACGAGTCCTCCTCGGGGGGCGGTGAGGGCTGCGTCGGAACCCCCGAGGCTACGTCACCCGCCGGTGTGACGACGGTCGCGCACGTGGTCCGGAACCGACCGGTGTCGTTGCAGGTCAGGGGCGGTCTCCGGAGGCCCGGCGACGGTCCGCAACGGCACCACGCCGGCCCAGGCGAGACCGGCGGCGACGTCGGCCTCGTCGTCGGACGGCGGCCCGGAGCGGCTCTTCACGCTGGCCTCGGTCAGGTCGAGCGCGAACACCGCGGTGGCGGCCAGCTCCCGGCGGTCCGGGCGGCGGGCGTGGTCCCACGCGCCCGGGGTGAGGTGCTCGACGATCACCCGCAGCGCGTGCAGACGCTCGTCGTCGCCGGTGACGCGGCGGGCGTCGCCGTGCACGACCGCGCTGCGGTAGTTCATCGAGAAGTGCATGAGCGCGCGGGCGTGCACGATGCCGTCGAGGTGGGTCACGGTCACGCAGCAGGGAAGCGTGTCCCCGGTCAGGTAGCGGGCCCCGGACGAGCCGTGCAGGTAGAGCGTGTCGCCGTCGCGGCCGTAGGCGGTCGGGAGGACGACGGGCGCGTCGTCGCGGACGAAGCCCAGGTGGGCGACGAGGCCGTCGTCGAGGACCGCGTGCAGGTCCGACCGGTCGACGGCGGCCCGGTCGCGCTTGCGGCCCAGCGTGCTGCGGGTGGTGGGGGAGAGCGTCACCAGCCGAGGATGGCTCTCGACAGTGGCATCCTGGAACGGCCACTTCCGGTCGCGGACGAAAGGCCACTGTGCAGGATCTCCCGATCGTCCTCGACCGCGCCGCGGCGACCCCGCTGGCGGTCCAGCTCGCCGACGGTCTCCGCGCCGCGGCCGTGGGCGGGGCACTGCGCCCCGGCGACCGGCTGCCGTCGACCCGGGGGCTCGCGACGACGCTGCGGGTGAGCCGGACGGTCACCGCCGCCGCCTACGACCAACTGCTCGCCGAGGGCTGGGTCGCCGGCCGGGTCGGCGCGGGGACGTTCGTGACCGCGGTCCCCGGGCCCGCCCCGGCGGGCCCGGCCGCGCCCGCCGGGCCCCGGCCGCAGGCCGAGCCGTCGGTGCTGGACCCGGGGCGGCCGTGCGTCGCCGCGCTGGACCCCGCGATGTGGCGCCGCGCCTGGCGGGCCGCCGCCGATCCGCCCCCGGACGACCGGCCCCGCGCCGACGGGCTGCGCGCGTTCCACGACGCCGTCACCGGCCACCTGCTGCGTCACCGCGGGCTCACCCCGCCCGCGGGCACCGTGCTGGCCACCGCCGGGACCTCCGCCGCCGTCGCCGAGCTGGCCCGGCTGCTGCCTGCGGGGGCCACCGTCGCCGTCGAGGAGCCGGGGTACCCGCGGGCGGTCAGCGCGCTGCGGGCCGCGGGGCTGCGGGTCCTCGGTGTGCCCGTGGACGACGACGGCCTGGTCGTCGACGCCGTCCCCGCCGGCTGCGCGGCCGTCTACACCACGCCCGCGCACCAGTTCCCGACCGCGGTGCGCCTGTCCGCCGCCCGCCGGGTCGCCCTGGTCGGGCGTGCCCGCGCCGAGGACTTCCTGGTCATCGAGGACGACTACGACGGGGAGCTCCGCTACGACGTCGCCCCGCTGCCCCTGCTCGCCGCGCTCGCGCCCGCCCACGTCGTGCACCTGGGCACCGCGAGCAAGATCCTCAGCCCGACGCTGGGGGTCGGCTGGGCGGTCGCGCCGCCCGCCGTCGTCGCCGCGTGGCGGGACCTGCGCGCCCGGACCGGCACCCGGCCGTCGCCCGCGGGGCAGCTGGTCCTCACCGCGCTCGCCGCACACGGCGACCTGTCCCGGCACCTGCGACGGCTGCGCCGCGAGCTGCGTGAGCGGCGGGCCCTGGTCCTGGACACCGCCCGCACGGCGGGCTGGGCCGCGCAGGGGGACCCGGCCGGGGCGCACCTCGTGCTGCGCCCTCCCGAGGGGGAGCGGGCCGCGATCGCCGCGGCCGCCCGGCGTGGCGTCGCCGTGCGCGGGCTGGCCGACTACCACCGGGACGGGCCCGGCACGTCCGGCCTGGTCGTCGGGTACGCCGCCGGGACCCGGGCCGAGCTGACCGCCGCGCTGGCGGCGCTGGTGGGGTGAGCGGCCCGCCCGGCCGTGCCGAGGGCCGGGCCGACGCCCGGTTGTGCCGAGTGGCCGGGCCGACGCCCGGCTGTGCCGAGTGGCCGGGCCGACGCCCGGCTGTGCCGAGTGGCCGGGCCGACGCCC harbors:
- a CDS encoding YncE family protein; this encodes MTSAPGHPGPDDRSPRRADGPPDPEPNPDGLGEAIRTGRVPVVPGSLVDLVMRSGSGEPPEPEATSEDDGARREPTPTGFTELVSRERDPAPAPRPTPGPRPAAPEPPSDAGDYADLGDLGDDPLGVGPLPDEPGDDGLDPLHTPADRFAPPPSFAPGTPGGTPPATGGIPAAPTPGPADATPASPRPDPTDGGPAAPRPGPADAVPATPRSGSSDVSPSAPGVDAAGTVPSAPRPDPTQTGRPGPGPGANRPDPAATPAEGGRRTDAGPGPDGVPVTAPAPTVVPPIAPTPRPLGDSTRPTAGSTPDQDAAPSPSAGDTTESGGSGAGDRDAAGQHTTKRWPPRPARSGADGPETDILPPGALIGHYPSADSSDDRTEQPPARPSTPPSGNRPTMPGRRPPAPAGPEQRPVPRPAMGGAPSGPAMAGLSGNDLFATAGGDSGSGFGRLPGRADDPWRSRADTAASAPDSDGPSSDDVHRDDTTGEGSARDDSSRDGDAPRGTAWGPDGGPGSSVGGPSAWDRDAPAWDTGRPPTDDAAPSRNVAFPTPGSYGDPPSRSGSAPGHAAAAFSGPARTGTFPAPGAGPDERRGGPGTGAYPTDRPGGPGTGSLPTDRPTGPGTGAFPTDRSGGPGTGAYPVDRPGGQGFGSSPTDRPGAPGAGGRPDGPGTGAHPSNGAPGARSWAPAPDRLGPGGPDGRPAPRPDAPSENETTVVLRPVGTDGEPPTLQGLTPVTGHPDAPAADDTTGLSDPDRSDASTTSRNAAAAASVGAVSVAAARAASGRDGTVSDTGPGTAVQPAAAEAAAHAAVTGEKPPVTPRREAIMSAKPRNGRRSPSAAGLAIALAIVLLGALTLWAMLSPSQSDPGANATRPAVSAGPGTGPRPEAVASGASLAQPTVRATVPLGGAPVAVAAAPDGSTALVAVRDADRLAVVDTASDAVTGEIELPAAPQGVVTSPDGTRAYVSTAGQGGGQIAVVDVPGRTVVSTAAVGGDPAAAAVSPDGRFLYVPSRADATVEELDPNAGTVTRTVPVSRDPYASATNDAGDRVYLATRGADQLTVLDPDSLTVLGSFPVRGGAESLAVSPASVPRTVVAVGGPESGTVTVLDPADGREIATVQVDGGATGMAFAPDGRHLYVATRQALVTVDTGSWQVTGTTDVAPNPTAVAVAPDGRTGWVTGDGAVSVLNLT
- a CDS encoding coiled-coil domain-containing protein is translated as MSVSPSLSGPHRHEPVDGSSRHTHRGGDSGAHPDRHDGEDGSWFTVVLRGYDRGEVDTRLAELDHRIHDEIRRADAAEQSLSAARAQVRRLQEQLENDSAARAGEERRAEEAGFGRRVERVLQAAEQEAAELRDRAADEAAEIVERARREAEDRRSRTEEALLGRAATLDREFASRSSTLDDREHDADRRERDLAERERTVSDRLSGVRTEAERILADARSDAEQTLSTARAEAAALLRDAEQGAGERRSAVVRDVERLAALRDDVRDELTRVQRTLAEELDREPVSAALDDALFGPAPVSLPPVSLPPVSLPSSTSAPASDEGSIASVSELGSRPSADAAGSEAGDPADDEDEDAPATGSLLLGPGHRPAEEDPDSTTVGRIPPISLTSIGVLPFGDLGTGRDQPRTRTDVAGGTTRTGRGATRGPGPGRRSR
- a CDS encoding globin, translating into MSAPQNFYAEVGGAPVFHRIVHRFYEEVARDEVLRPLYPEEDLGPAEDRLRMFLEQYWGGPRTYSDQRGHPRLRMRHVPFTIGPIERDAWLRCMRIAVDEENLSPEHREQLWNYLQYAAASMQNSEF
- a CDS encoding mechanosensitive ion channel family protein, coding for MTPVVLPDVPLQNVTLMPDCVQDAGSWCATLYRWTSNDFLAQHADTLVSRTVAITVIVVVAVLFRWLAHRAIARMVDGATNGRFTALVGRARRLRPGGGAAVAPAADPGTQRRAQRARTIGSVLRSIVSAVVLLVAVMMVMNELGYPLGPLLAGAGVIGLAIGFGAQNLVRDFLSGMFMLLEDQYGVGDVVDVGEAVGTVEAVGLRITTIRDIKGTVWYVRNGEILRVGNMSQGYAVAVVDLPIAHHADVEEATELAGSTATERASQDDIAGDVLEAPEVLGVDKIGPEGVTLRITVRVSPGRQWAVQRALNGAITDAFDDHGIPRPMVYPGAAFDGQAQKQN
- a CDS encoding pyridoxamine 5'-phosphate oxidase family protein, producing the protein MTLSPTTRSTLGRKRDRAAVDRSDLHAVLDDGLVAHLGFVRDDAPVVLPTAYGRDGDTLYLHGSSGARYLTGDTLPCCVTVTHLDGIVHARALMHFSMNYRSAVVHGDARRVTGDDERLHALRVIVEHLTPGAWDHARRPDRRELAATAVFALDLTEASVKSRSGPPSDDEADVAAGLAWAGVVPLRTVAGPPETAPDLQRHRSVPDHVRDRRHTGG
- the pdxR gene encoding MocR-like pyridoxine biosynthesis transcription factor PdxR, with translation MQDLPIVLDRAAATPLAVQLADGLRAAAVGGALRPGDRLPSTRGLATTLRVSRTVTAAAYDQLLAEGWVAGRVGAGTFVTAVPGPAPAGPAAPAGPRPQAEPSVLDPGRPCVAALDPAMWRRAWRAAADPPPDDRPRADGLRAFHDAVTGHLLRHRGLTPPAGTVLATAGTSAAVAELARLLPAGATVAVEEPGYPRAVSALRAAGLRVLGVPVDDDGLVVDAVPAGCAAVYTTPAHQFPTAVRLSAARRVALVGRARAEDFLVIEDDYDGELRYDVAPLPLLAALAPAHVVHLGTASKILSPTLGVGWAVAPPAVVAAWRDLRARTGTRPSPAGQLVLTALAAHGDLSRHLRRLRRELRERRALVLDTARTAGWAAQGDPAGAHLVLRPPEGERAAIAAAARRGVAVRGLADYHRDGPGTSGLVVGYAAGTRAELTAALAALVG